A region from the Pelecanus crispus isolate bPelCri1 chromosome 11, bPelCri1.pri, whole genome shotgun sequence genome encodes:
- the UFD1 gene encoding ubiquitin recognition factor in ER-associated degradation protein 1 produces MFSFNMFDHPIPRVFQNRFSTQYRCFSVSMLAGPNDRSDVEKGGKIIMPPSALDQLSRLNITYPMLFKLTNKNSDRMTHCGVLEFVADEGICYLPHWMMQNLLLEEGGLVQVESVNLQVATYSKFQPQSPDFLDITNPKAVLENALRNFACLTTGDVIAINYNEKIYELRVMETKPDKAVSIIECDMNVDFDAPLGYKEPERSAQHEETTDVEADHSGYVSDIGFRAFSGSGNRLDGKKKGVEPSPSPIKPGDIRRGIPNYDFKIGRITFIRNSRPLVKKVEEDESGSRFIAFSGEGQSLRKKGRKP; encoded by the exons ATG ttctCTTTTAATATGTTTGATCACCCCATCCCTCGGGTTTTCCAGAACCGCTTCTCAACCCAATACCGCTGCTTCTCGGTATCCATGCTTGCTGGACCTAATGACAGGTCAGATGTGGAGAAAGGCGGGAAGA TAATTATGCCACCATCAGCTTTGGATCAACTCA GCCGACTTAATATTACTTACCCTATGTTGTTTAAGCTGACTAATAAAAATTCAGACCGAATGACACACTGTGGAGTGCTTGAATTTGTGGCTGATGAGGGCATATGCTACCTTCCACACTGG ATGATGCAGAacttgctgctggaagagggaGGCTTGGTGCAAGTGGAGAGTGTTAATCTTCAAGTTGCTACTTACTCAAAATTTCAGCCACAAAGTCCAGATTTTCTTGACATCACCAATCCCAAAGCTGT ATTAGAAAATGCATTGAGAAACTTCGCTTGTCTAACAACTGGGGACGTTATTGCCATCAACTACAATGAAAAG ATCTATGAGCTTCGGGTAATGGAGACCAAACCAGATAAGGCTGTGTCCATCATAGAATGTGATATGAAT GTGGATTTTGATGCTCCTTTGGGGTACAAAGAACCAGAAAGAAGTGCACAACATGAAGAGACCACA GATGTTGAAGCAGACCACAGCGGGTATGTGAGTGACATAGGATTTCGT GCATTCTCTGGTTCCGGGAACAGATTGGATGGCAAGAAGAAAGGTGTTGAGCCTAGTCCATCACCAATTAAACCAGGAGACATTCGAAG AGGAATACCCAACTATGACTTCAAGATCGGTAGAATCACATTCATTAGAAACTCACGTCCACTAGTTAAGAAAGTTGAAGAG gaTGAATCTGGAAGCCGGTTTATTGCCTTTTCAGGAGAAGGCCAGTCCCTGcgcaaaaagggaagaaaaccctAA
- the C11H22orf39 gene encoding synaptic plasticity regulator PANTS — MAGGEAWRPPRSCEDYWWEWKHCRGLRHAFHHYYAHGELPACGRWRDDYEACRAWERGRAAAAQEALCKSERARVMEKQKYAPVWTLRKSPPPDWISSQQLSRQLPNQCIHDLAPLARQGPLPLPAGVAQFWKKVPTPGLPGGTTKASCDFSLPVQDNHNHWHLKGISQIHCCCGLRVSHVVG; from the exons ATGGCGGGCGGCGAGGCCTGGCGg ccgccgcggTCGTGCGAGGACTACTGGTGGGAGTGGAAGCACTGCCGCGGGCTGCGGCACGCCTTCCACCACTACTACGCGCACGGGGAGCTGCCGGCCTGCGGCCGGTGGCGGGACGACTACGAGGCCTGCCGCGCCTGGGAgaggggccgcgccgccgccgcgcag gaaGCTTTGTGCAAGAGTGAAAGAGCTCGAGttatggaaaaacagaaatatgctCCAGTGTGGACACTTAGGAAGAGCCCACCACCTGACTG GATTTCATCTCAGCAACTCAGCAGGCAACTCCCAAATCAGTGCATACATGATCTAGCTCCTCTTGCTAGACAAGGACCTCTTCCTCTACCAGCCGGTGTTGCGCAGTTTTGGAAAAAGGTACCCACCCCAGGCCTGCCAGGTGGGACAACAAAAGCAAGCTGTGACTTCTCCCTGCCAGTTCAGGACAATCACAACCACTGGCACTTAAAAGGCATTTCCCAGATTCACTGTTGTTGTGGGTTAAGAGTTTCTCATGTGGTGGGATGA
- the MRPL40 gene encoding large ribosomal subunit protein mL40: protein MGPRRAPLCPPPPPAGAASAPLHAPAPPVPQPPPPGRIPRSAPGGSRQRRNSAPRQPPNRPGGKQPPPSPGVPPPRPAGGEIPRGAAAPPPGAVVSLLQSQHFKEAVIGAYSWLPQTVLFRESHWQASLLAFRASLPMRAQPKKKKKVDVKREQAQKDRMKKKIKKLEKAAPEMIPIEDFITPLKYSDSNRVRSLPPLSFEETERRVLLMKKWCLFKQKQDKAEKKAIQTLVEAQQEALKELRLESEELYQAAIRRDEGLFPFERDGPNYTPPLPGYDPPEGKCVDITKVYTQ, encoded by the exons ATGGGCCCCCGCCGCGCGCCGCTCTGcccgccccctccgccggccGGAGCCGCCTCAGCGCCGCTCCATGCCCCGGCGCCGCCCgtgccgcagcccccgccgcccggccgcaTCCCCCGCTCGGCTCCCGGCGGCTCCCGGCAACGCCGGAACTCGGCGCCTAGGCAACCGCCTAACCGGCCCGGCGGGAAACAGCCGCCCCCGAGCCCCGGCGTTCCCCCGCCTCGGCCGGCGGGGGGCGAGATCCCGcgaggcgccgccgccccgcctccagg GGCGGTGGTTTCACTCCTCCAAAGTCAGCACTTCAAAGAGGCCGTTATCGGAGCTTA CTCTTGGCTGCCCCAGACGGTTCTGTTCCGGGAAAGTCACTGGCAGGCTTCACTGCTGGCGTTCAGGGCATCTCTCCCCATGAG AGCACAaccaaagaagaagaagaaagtggaTGTAAAGAGAGAGCAAGCACAGAAGGATCGTatgaaaaagaagattaaaaagtTGGAAAAAGCTGCCCCAGAAATGATTCCAATTGAGGATTTTATAACACCACTTAAGTACTCGGATAGCAACAG GGTGCGAAGTCTTCCCCCTCTGTCATTTGAGGAGACTGAAAGAAGAGTTTTACTTATGAAAAAGTGGTGTTTATTTAAGCAGAAACAAGataaggcagaaaagaaagcaattcaGACCCTTGTAGAAGCTCAGCAAGAGGCACTAAAGGAACTGCGCCTTGAATCCGAGGAGCTGTATCAGGCAGCAATCAGACGAGATGAGGGGCTTTTCCCCTTTGAGAGAGATGGACCTAATTATACCCCACCACTTCCTGGTTACGATCCTCCTGAAGGAAAATGCGTTGATATCACCAAAGTGTATACGCAGTGA